A genomic window from Candidatus Methylacidiphilum fumarolicum includes:
- a CDS encoding IS1634 family transposase translates to MFLRIVPIRRPSGKVDQYVRLVESYYDRGKIKQRTIANLGRKELLAPHVDRLVELLRGEPPKTTGSWKAKSAAVWGPTLVARALWEELGFPELLEASGKRPQAVSLEERAFVLVAHRLICPGSEHALAQWLETDYVADWRGERILPIWKENGRVRVDHRFLWPWYRTLDELIQRKEELEEGLFSRLRDLFSLQPERVFYDLTSTYFEGEGPEELAQFGYSRDRREGNRQILLGVVMVNGWPIAHHVFRGNLKDGETVQRVVEDLEKRFGLQRVVFVGDRGMVSTANLGFLWSQSHGFLVGLRRRRSPEVLEYLCQAQAGCWQPCASGSNDRVCEVPGRLPGQRIFVVESAERLAYEQAMREAAVSKIREELEKLAKRVEKGELRDPEKIGAAAGRILSAHHGHRYFRWSLSSGRFEFSQEPLEEEKLLEGKYLILTEEKHLSAVEAVGAYKELSQVERAFRKLKDVLEMRPIYHHDPQRVQAHVFVAALAFLLDRLLEKKLKLAKLPFSTEEALTHLRTVHVVEADVGGTKHRGVTAGNRQARQILSGLKISSLEPWKLKKRTSKTPT, encoded by the coding sequence ATGTTTTTGCGGATCGTGCCGATTCGGCGGCCAAGCGGGAAGGTGGACCAGTATGTTCGGCTGGTGGAGAGCTACTACGATCGAGGGAAGATTAAGCAGCGGACGATTGCCAATCTGGGGCGGAAGGAGCTTTTGGCTCCGCATGTGGACCGGCTTGTGGAGCTTCTGAGAGGAGAGCCGCCGAAGACGACGGGAAGCTGGAAGGCAAAATCGGCGGCAGTTTGGGGACCGACCTTGGTGGCGAGGGCTCTTTGGGAGGAGTTAGGGTTTCCGGAGCTTTTGGAGGCATCTGGTAAGAGGCCGCAAGCTGTTTCTCTTGAGGAGAGAGCGTTTGTTTTGGTGGCTCATCGGCTGATTTGTCCAGGAAGCGAACATGCCTTAGCCCAGTGGTTAGAGACGGATTATGTAGCCGATTGGAGGGGGGAACGGATTCTGCCGATATGGAAGGAAAATGGTCGGGTGCGGGTGGACCATCGGTTTCTTTGGCCTTGGTATCGAACGCTGGATGAGCTGATTCAACGGAAGGAAGAGCTGGAAGAGGGGCTTTTTAGTCGGCTGCGAGATCTTTTTTCCCTCCAGCCTGAGAGGGTCTTCTACGACTTGACTTCCACCTATTTCGAAGGGGAAGGGCCAGAGGAGCTAGCTCAATTTGGGTACAGTCGGGACCGGCGGGAAGGCAATCGGCAGATTCTTTTGGGGGTCGTGATGGTGAATGGTTGGCCGATTGCCCACCATGTGTTTCGAGGCAATCTTAAGGATGGAGAGACGGTACAGAGGGTGGTGGAGGATTTAGAGAAGCGTTTTGGGCTTCAGCGGGTGGTTTTTGTGGGGGACCGGGGGATGGTGAGCACGGCCAACTTGGGTTTTCTCTGGAGTCAGAGCCATGGGTTTTTGGTGGGACTTCGGCGGCGGAGAAGCCCGGAGGTCCTAGAGTATCTTTGCCAGGCGCAAGCGGGCTGCTGGCAGCCTTGTGCTTCGGGAAGTAACGACCGGGTTTGCGAAGTTCCGGGACGTCTCCCGGGGCAGCGGATCTTTGTGGTGGAGAGTGCCGAGCGGCTCGCCTACGAGCAAGCGATGCGGGAGGCAGCGGTCTCGAAGATTCGGGAAGAGCTGGAGAAGCTGGCGAAGCGGGTGGAAAAAGGAGAGCTTCGAGATCCTGAGAAAATCGGAGCTGCTGCCGGGCGCATCCTCTCGGCCCATCATGGGCATCGCTACTTCCGCTGGAGTCTTTCTTCCGGTCGCTTCGAGTTTTCTCAAGAGCCCTTGGAAGAGGAGAAGCTTTTGGAAGGCAAGTACCTCATTTTGACAGAAGAAAAACATCTCTCCGCGGTAGAGGCCGTAGGTGCCTACAAGGAGCTTAGCCAAGTGGAACGGGCCTTTCGGAAGCTAAAGGATGTCCTAGAGATGCGTCCGATCTATCACCATGATCCCCAGCGGGTCCAGGCCCATGTCTTTGTTGCCGCCTTGGCCTTCTTGCTTGACCGACTCTTGGAGAAAAAGCTAAAGCTAGCCAAGCTTCCCTTTTCCACCGAAGAGGCCTTGACTCACCTCCGGACCGTCCACGTCGTCGAGGCAGATGTTGGAGGCACCAAACACCGCGGGGTCACGGCAGGAAACCGACAGGCGCGTCAGATCCTTTCCGGCCTGAAAATCAGCTCCTTAGAGCCTTGGAAACTCAAAAAAAGAACCTCTAAAACCCCCACATAG
- the phoU gene encoding phosphate signaling complex protein PhoU: protein MITIEQIRETLLLMASIAARSLQLALKALIERNDELAKNVIKGDEDLDSLEVKIDDQIITFIATHSPVAIDCRLALVASKISSDLERIGDQAVTISRIALQLNEKPPLKSYFNIEKMAEITRKMYQEAIDSFITGNPKETLSVVREDKIVDRMNKELFGCLVKIMREDPDAIPQGLNLMLVSRAIERAADHAKNIAEEVYYLYRAKDIRHKTSLINVKKVIDGSP from the coding sequence ATGATAACTATTGAGCAGATCCGCGAAACTCTTCTTTTGATGGCTAGCATAGCTGCCCGCAGTCTTCAATTAGCACTCAAAGCATTGATCGAGCGTAATGATGAATTAGCAAAAAACGTCATTAAAGGAGATGAAGATCTCGATTCTTTGGAAGTCAAAATTGACGATCAAATTATCACTTTTATCGCTACTCATAGCCCTGTAGCCATCGATTGTCGATTAGCCCTTGTCGCCTCCAAAATTTCTAGCGATCTTGAGCGAATTGGAGATCAAGCCGTTACAATTTCTCGAATCGCTCTTCAATTGAACGAGAAACCTCCCTTAAAATCTTATTTCAACATTGAAAAAATGGCTGAAATCACAAGAAAAATGTATCAGGAAGCTATCGATAGCTTCATTACTGGCAATCCAAAGGAGACATTAAGTGTGGTTAGAGAAGACAAAATTGTTGATAGGATGAACAAAGAACTTTTTGGTTGCCTAGTAAAAATTATGAGGGAAGATCCAGATGCTATTCCTCAAGGTCTTAATCTTATGCTAGTTTCAAGAGCCATAGAACGAGCGGCTGATCACGCCAAAAATATAGCAGAAGAAGTCTATTACCTTTACCGAGCAAAAGATATTCGACACAAAACCAGTCTCATCAACGTTAAAAAAGTCATCGATGGAAGCCCTTAA
- a CDS encoding GNAT family N-acetyltransferase, which produces MTENNPFPIVLDRLILRPLEASDEERVVQLAGDPDSSWGTRSITYPDSVDRAASWLREHMDMMKKGESLSLAIILKKNLTLIGAVILFYELRHERAEIGCWIAKSYWSKGYGTEACRAVLHYAFNVLKLNKISAYCLARNIASLRLIEKLGMKFEGCLRKHLKVRGIFEDLLVYGLLSEERKE; this is translated from the coding sequence GTGACTGAGAATAATCCTTTTCCGATCGTCCTTGATCGACTCATCTTAAGACCATTGGAAGCTAGTGACGAAGAAAGGGTTGTCCAGCTAGCTGGTGATCCTGATTCTTCTTGGGGAACCAGATCGATAACTTATCCAGACAGTGTCGATCGAGCGGCCTCCTGGCTAAGAGAGCATATGGATATGATGAAAAAGGGTGAAAGTTTAAGTCTAGCTATAATTTTAAAGAAAAATCTTACATTGATAGGTGCCGTGATCCTTTTTTATGAACTACGTCATGAGCGTGCTGAAATTGGTTGTTGGATTGCAAAATCGTATTGGTCTAAAGGCTATGGCACGGAAGCCTGTCGGGCGGTATTACATTACGCATTTAATGTCTTAAAACTCAATAAAATTTCTGCCTACTGTTTAGCTAGAAATATAGCTTCCTTAAGGCTGATTGAGAAGTTGGGGATGAAGTTTGAAGGATGCTTACGGAAGCATTTGAAAGTTAGAGGAATTTTTGAAGATCTTCTGGTTTATGGGCTTTTATCCGAAGAGAGGAAGGAATAA
- a CDS encoding transposase, with protein sequence MIEERSTLREWNSVRQSVLLGKINASLFLFPGSPPFLKCSKGLNASASLIKLILDGIGRIDPGNSLERMGRQLLEFNGESDPFHLLLGLPSNLVLSCFVKSFNTTPYRFLRREFASTITRVHRHKPVPWGRAYFFLKRWKASLTFVKQDIEEQEISEENGFLYLTSQGLWLKHWLPERIESHSTKKLFFCCKLTQ encoded by the coding sequence ATGATCGAGGAGAGAAGCACGCTGCGGGAGTGGAATTCGGTAAGACAATCGGTACTACTCGGTAAAATCAATGCTTCGCTTTTCCTCTTTCCCGGCTCTCCTCCGTTCCTCAAATGTTCAAAAGGGTTGAATGCCTCAGCTAGTCTTATAAAGCTTATCCTAGACGGTATTGGAAGGATAGATCCTGGAAATTCACTGGAAAGGATGGGTAGACAGTTGCTAGAGTTCAATGGAGAATCGGATCCTTTTCACTTGCTGCTTGGTTTGCCATCAAATCTTGTACTCAGCTGCTTCGTGAAGAGTTTTAATACAACTCCTTATCGCTTTCTTCGCAGAGAGTTTGCATCAACGATCACCCGTGTCCATCGCCATAAGCCAGTTCCTTGGGGCCGTGCCTACTTCTTTCTCAAGCGATGGAAAGCCTCATTGACTTTCGTCAAACAAGACATCGAAGAGCAAGAGATATCAGAAGAGAATGGCTTTCTCTACCTAACTAGCCAAGGGCTCTGGCTAAAGCACTGGCTGCCAGAGAGGATAGAATCTCACAGTACAAAAAAGTTATTCTTCTGCTGCAAATTAACGCAATAG
- a CDS encoding NAD(P)/FAD-dependent oxidoreductase: protein MAKNILILGGGTGGSIVANILARSLSPQDASITVISASPQHIYQPYQLYIPFGYQDPRKIARSERSLLHRRVSLVVDPVEELDVKNQTVVCRSHKSYPYDYLVIATGSTVDEQQIPGFKEGADHFYTPEAAFALYEKLQNFNGGTIVVGIGGLPYKCPVAPIEFTFMLEEFLTKKGIRQQSEIIYTFPLNDVFNIKTAADYIKADFDKRNIKTELFFNLAEIHPEKKTAESIEGTELSYDLLVMTPPHKGAPFLRGHEIADADGWIQTDRHSLKVAQLENVWSLGDTTNLPISKAGSTAHFQAPVIAKQICSAIRKETVDPEKVKYNGHVACFIESGYGKATMLDFDYEHPPQPPPPTEFIHFQKLALNKFYWYLIPKALI from the coding sequence ATGGCTAAGAATATTTTAATATTGGGGGGTGGAACAGGTGGATCTATCGTTGCTAATATTCTTGCAAGATCTTTAAGTCCTCAAGATGCAAGTATTACCGTCATTTCAGCTTCTCCTCAGCATATTTATCAACCTTATCAACTCTATATCCCTTTTGGTTATCAAGATCCTCGAAAAATTGCACGTTCAGAAAGATCGCTTCTCCATCGGAGGGTTTCCTTGGTTGTTGATCCAGTCGAAGAGCTGGATGTTAAAAATCAAACGGTAGTTTGCCGCTCCCACAAATCTTATCCCTATGACTATCTAGTCATTGCTACTGGCTCCACCGTAGATGAACAGCAAATCCCCGGTTTTAAAGAGGGAGCTGATCATTTTTATACGCCTGAAGCTGCTTTTGCCCTCTATGAAAAACTACAAAATTTCAATGGAGGCACCATTGTTGTGGGGATTGGAGGACTCCCTTATAAATGCCCCGTGGCACCGATAGAATTTACGTTCATGCTAGAAGAATTTTTGACGAAAAAAGGAATTCGTCAGCAATCTGAAATTATTTATACTTTTCCTCTTAACGACGTTTTTAATATTAAAACGGCGGCCGATTATATAAAAGCTGACTTCGATAAAAGAAACATTAAAACTGAGCTTTTCTTTAACCTCGCTGAAATCCATCCCGAAAAAAAGACAGCCGAAAGCATCGAAGGCACGGAACTTTCTTATGATCTCCTTGTCATGACTCCTCCTCATAAAGGAGCCCCTTTTCTTAGAGGACATGAAATTGCGGACGCTGATGGATGGATACAAACTGATAGGCACTCACTTAAAGTTGCACAATTGGAGAATGTTTGGAGTTTGGGGGATACAACGAATTTACCGATTAGTAAAGCAGGAAGCACAGCCCATTTTCAAGCTCCCGTTATTGCTAAACAAATTTGTTCAGCAATAAGAAAAGAAACGGTAGACCCTGAAAAAGTGAAATATAATGGCCATGTCGCCTGTTTTATCGAATCTGGCTACGGGAAAGCAACAATGCTTGATTTCGATTACGAGCATCCTCCCCAGCCTCCTCCACCAACGGAATTTATCCATTTTCAAAAACTGGCTTTGAACAAGTTCTACTGGTATCTTATCCCGAAGGCGCTTATTTAA
- a CDS encoding sulfurtransferase TusA family protein, with translation MEGIKITKEVDARGSFCPGPLMEMIRLIRSAQVGDVVAVISADEGTKKDLPAWIKKAKHELIAEEPVEGGATRFICKKLH, from the coding sequence ATGGAAGGCATTAAAATCACAAAAGAGGTGGATGCTCGCGGGAGTTTTTGCCCGGGACCTCTCATGGAAATGATCCGACTGATTCGATCGGCACAAGTTGGAGATGTTGTGGCAGTCATTTCTGCAGATGAAGGAACCAAAAAAGATTTGCCTGCATGGATCAAAAAGGCAAAACATGAACTGATAGCTGAAGAGCCTGTCGAAGGCGGTGCTACCCGATTCATTTGTAAAAAGCTCCATTGA
- a CDS encoding DsrE/DsrF/DrsH-like family protein, translated as MEDKISIILFSGTVDKLLAVATIASGAAAMQKKVQIFVTFYGLLAFRKDAWKTNRRLSKDFEDFATEAMKAMEEKKVPSWLDTLKVAMEIGDVQVHACGLTMDLLAIKLEDLEPVVSDVVGVGTFVENASGGQILFI; from the coding sequence ATGGAAGATAAAATCTCAATCATTCTTTTTTCTGGAACTGTCGATAAGCTCTTGGCAGTAGCAACAATCGCTTCTGGGGCTGCAGCAATGCAGAAAAAAGTTCAAATTTTTGTGACTTTTTATGGTCTTCTTGCCTTTAGAAAAGACGCGTGGAAAACGAACCGAAGGCTTAGTAAGGATTTTGAGGATTTTGCAACTGAAGCGATGAAAGCCATGGAAGAAAAGAAAGTTCCCAGTTGGCTTGACACCCTTAAGGTGGCGATGGAAATAGGGGATGTGCAGGTGCATGCTTGTGGCCTGACCATGGATCTGCTGGCTATTAAACTTGAAGATTTGGAGCCAGTTGTTAGCGATGTTGTGGGCGTTGGGACTTTTGTTGAAAATGCATCTGGAGGCCAGATTCTATTTATCTAA
- a CDS encoding universal stress protein has product MHVEKILVGYDGSESSKKALSFALQIAKSFSSKVTILSVMHAPEFNQDMEFVLEREKIVSDLKWAMEKAAEEKVELEVKTEMGDPADRILKLAKEGNFDLVVLGRRGLSRVGYWLTGSVSERVLRHSPCSILIVE; this is encoded by the coding sequence ATGCATGTAGAAAAGATCCTGGTAGGATACGATGGTTCCGAATCATCAAAGAAAGCTTTGTCCTTTGCTTTACAAATCGCAAAATCCTTCAGTTCGAAAGTAACAATCCTATCGGTTATGCACGCCCCTGAATTCAATCAAGACATGGAGTTTGTTTTAGAAAGAGAGAAAATTGTTTCGGATTTAAAATGGGCGATGGAAAAAGCGGCAGAAGAAAAAGTAGAGCTGGAGGTTAAAACGGAGATGGGAGATCCTGCCGATCGCATCCTAAAGCTTGCTAAGGAAGGGAACTTCGATCTTGTCGTTTTGGGACGAAGAGGGCTTTCTAGAGTTGGTTATTGGCTTACGGGCTCTGTCTCTGAACGTGTCCTTCGTCATAGCCCCTGCTCCATTCTGATCGTAGAATAA
- a CDS encoding efflux RND transporter periplasmic adaptor subunit encodes MKKDAEQNNGKRTFPFTEKGRQKESRSRFERLFHVIILSWKRDWRAWQLTRNKYVLPLLFLFFLAGWWFFFSSNWVATNDAYVTGNVIPVKAQTSGRVVEVLVESTQYVKKNQVLVRLDSLNQRVAFEGAKQNLAMAVRKVEDLFNKAKSLRNKIAAQKAILGRQRYDLGLYASGSKAGVVSVQDAIDAQWKVQEIESTIRQLEDELHSTESWIQKTTVWDNPIVLKAAVDLKNAYLALYRCQIVAPVAGYVARRSIQVGDEVTPDRLLMNIVPLDYYWVVANYRETELRKMKPGQPVKIRADIYGRRYLYHGVVEGLEPGSGTVFALLPPDNATGNYIHVVERVPVRIRLDPKELIQHPLRLGLSVVTKVNVSHKGSSVLKPITEIPANAKTSDYTSTYFSEELSGVDDLIKTIIEENRYPQSESKDTLSQDLETPPSVHPTN; translated from the coding sequence ATGAAAAAAGACGCAGAGCAGAATAATGGGAAAAGGACCTTTCCTTTTACAGAAAAGGGACGGCAGAAAGAAAGCAGAAGCCGCTTTGAGCGTCTTTTCCATGTTATTATTCTTTCCTGGAAACGGGATTGGAGGGCATGGCAGCTTACTAGAAATAAATATGTGCTTCCTTTACTTTTTCTTTTCTTCTTGGCCGGCTGGTGGTTTTTCTTTTCAAGCAACTGGGTGGCAACTAACGACGCCTATGTGACAGGCAATGTCATTCCCGTCAAAGCACAAACTTCGGGCAGAGTAGTGGAAGTACTCGTCGAATCCACTCAGTATGTTAAGAAAAATCAGGTGCTTGTCCGATTAGACTCCTTAAACCAGAGAGTCGCCTTCGAAGGAGCCAAACAGAATCTAGCCATGGCCGTGCGTAAAGTTGAGGATCTGTTCAATAAGGCCAAATCCCTGAGAAACAAAATAGCCGCTCAAAAAGCCATATTAGGACGACAGCGGTATGATCTAGGGCTTTATGCTTCAGGGAGCAAAGCAGGCGTCGTTTCTGTTCAGGACGCGATTGATGCCCAATGGAAAGTGCAGGAAATAGAATCAACGATTCGTCAGCTGGAAGATGAATTACATTCTACGGAATCCTGGATTCAAAAAACGACCGTTTGGGATAATCCTATTGTGCTCAAAGCAGCTGTAGATTTGAAGAATGCTTATCTAGCTCTTTATAGGTGTCAAATTGTAGCCCCCGTGGCGGGTTATGTGGCTAGAAGATCGATTCAGGTTGGAGATGAAGTCACACCCGATCGACTGCTTATGAATATTGTCCCCTTGGACTATTATTGGGTAGTAGCTAATTATAGGGAAACTGAACTAAGAAAAATGAAACCTGGCCAACCGGTTAAAATCAGAGCTGATATTTATGGGAGGCGTTATTTATACCATGGAGTGGTGGAAGGCTTAGAGCCTGGCTCTGGAACCGTATTTGCCTTGCTTCCTCCCGATAATGCCACAGGCAATTATATTCATGTGGTGGAACGAGTCCCTGTAAGAATTCGGCTTGATCCTAAAGAACTAATCCAACATCCATTAAGACTGGGTCTATCAGTGGTCACCAAAGTAAATGTCTCCCACAAGGGAAGTTCCGTGCTTAAACCAATCACTGAAATTCCAGCCAATGCCAAAACTAGCGATTATACTTCGACTTATTTCAGCGAAGAACTTTCCGGTGTTGATGATCTCATCAAAACAATCATTGAAGAAAACCGCTATCCTCAATCCGAATCTAAGGATACCTTAAGCCAAGATCTAGAGACTCCACCCTCTGTGCATCCAACAAACTAA
- a CDS encoding MFS transporter: MNKTIKTFLLFTLYFLLQCLCFFQSGSYTDIIPYATAELGQSQSHGSWTNGFFFLGQSFGLLIATQISLQYGRKKTVFFFSFLLAASSLFCALSQNFYLFLVGRTIQGICCGVLILGSQSLVFEQSPDSWRLMPLMLGAVASVLPFTIGPVVGGYGKELVGRESMSWKYWFVLSAACLLILSFLLHLCLEDTKERIEKRPWDWKGLILLSSMLGPLQMIFNMGDDYEWFISPIIDFLFFLVVISFVCFIYVETTTKEPLVRIDLFLRKNFLIGTFSLAFGFLLFYGLWTTLLVRLQNQSLFPPHLAGILFVSMALFSTPIVIWFPRLLGRISLRLSSFVVFFLLGIVYCWMGYFDFYQKRWFWMQPSFSFILQGISLGLFFLSLTNLIISGLSPKNQLRAIELSSSLRILAQGWASPLIGTLIYHRIVYHKMRLDEWLDRGNLFLTDLFLRFKEQGLGKEIAIRLLDQSAITHAFILSLNDAFRLCGVGFLILSGIILLAKEKR, translated from the coding sequence ATGAACAAAACCATCAAAACTTTCCTGCTCTTTACTCTTTATTTTCTTCTCCAATGCCTCTGTTTTTTTCAATCTGGTTCCTATACCGATATCATTCCATATGCAACGGCTGAACTTGGCCAAAGTCAAAGTCATGGCTCATGGACCAACGGATTTTTTTTCCTAGGCCAAAGTTTTGGTCTTCTGATCGCTACCCAAATTAGTCTTCAATACGGTAGAAAAAAAACAGTTTTTTTCTTTTCGTTTCTTCTAGCAGCCAGTTCGTTGTTCTGTGCGTTGTCCCAAAACTTTTACCTTTTCTTGGTTGGACGTACCATCCAGGGGATTTGTTGTGGCGTACTCATTCTTGGATCTCAAAGCTTAGTATTCGAACAAAGCCCTGATTCATGGCGACTGATGCCGTTGATGCTTGGAGCCGTAGCCAGTGTCTTGCCTTTTACCATCGGTCCAGTGGTTGGAGGATATGGCAAGGAACTAGTGGGTAGAGAGTCGATGAGCTGGAAATATTGGTTTGTACTGAGTGCTGCTTGCCTTTTAATCTTGAGCTTTCTTTTGCATCTATGCTTAGAGGACACCAAGGAAAGGATAGAAAAAAGACCATGGGACTGGAAGGGACTCATTCTTTTGTCCAGCATGCTAGGACCCCTACAAATGATCTTCAATATGGGGGATGATTACGAATGGTTTATTTCACCCATCATCGATTTTCTTTTCTTCCTGGTTGTGATCAGCTTTGTTTGTTTTATCTATGTGGAAACAACCACCAAAGAGCCACTGGTAAGGATCGATCTTTTTCTCAGAAAAAACTTTTTGATCGGCACTTTTTCTCTTGCATTCGGTTTTCTCCTTTTCTACGGGCTTTGGACAACGCTTCTTGTTCGGCTTCAAAATCAAAGTTTGTTTCCTCCTCATTTAGCAGGAATCCTCTTTGTCAGCATGGCTCTCTTTTCTACTCCCATCGTTATATGGTTTCCACGACTCCTTGGTAGAATTTCCTTACGCCTCAGCTCCTTTGTTGTCTTTTTCCTTTTGGGCATCGTCTATTGCTGGATGGGCTATTTCGATTTCTACCAAAAGCGTTGGTTTTGGATGCAGCCCTCTTTTTCATTTATTCTCCAAGGAATATCTTTAGGCCTTTTTTTCTTATCGCTAACCAATCTTATTATTTCTGGTCTGTCTCCTAAAAACCAGCTGCGGGCTATAGAACTTTCCAGTAGCCTACGGATTCTGGCTCAAGGATGGGCTTCCCCCCTCATCGGCACCCTTATCTATCACCGAATCGTCTATCATAAGATGAGACTAGATGAGTGGTTAGATAGAGGCAATCTCTTTTTGACGGACCTGTTTTTAAGATTTAAAGAGCAGGGCCTGGGCAAAGAGATAGCCATACGACTGCTCGATCAATCGGCAATCACCCATGCCTTTATTTTAAGCCTTAACGATGCTTTCCGGCTCTGTGGAGTGGGATTCCTTATTCTCTCTGGAATTATTCTCTTGGCTAAAGAAAAACGATGA
- a CDS encoding efflux transporter outer membrane subunit, protein MRPGKNDKKIKESIHQCLFFLNKQQRLSAFTLAIRQILFLSSVIIFHNCSVGPDYKPPKVDVPSSWKWGEEKKTAGQTKESSASKTAGQSKNPIDPQSVDSLKKAIEEAKKNPGKWKLAAPKDFVKKGEWWKIFNDPVLNQLEAEAEAANQQIKMAMANVIEARAGVGAALSAFFPHTNFTPSYQRWKLKTHLPWLPFILPEPIFSTVPINGLPAGSIIGTTHYYGFQPTLNMWQVYLNSNWELDIWGKLRRQLEAAKAEAQASQAELEGARLTIHADVAQAYYLLRYLDSQLEVMERMIRVYEDNLKRVEIRYKSGLSNELDLARAKTDLSRIKSQYIALESHRAKVENSIARLLGQPASTFHFPRKPLKEEPPAIPTSLPSEILEQRPDIAQAEREMAATNAMIGVAYAAYFPSVNLNAYFGFFNTDFGQLFTWPSNSWIYGPLIDLPIFEGGRLLANLMQARAAYEKAVASYRETVLTAFEEVENALIGVRLLEEEQKVEDELVESARKQYDLAMDRFQRGLSHYIEVDTTESLWLNAILTDIALRGERFIVRIALIRAFGGGWNESSMRPPQIQNSESNPYPKRQTK, encoded by the coding sequence ATGAGACCGGGAAAAAATGATAAAAAGATAAAGGAATCAATCCATCAGTGTCTTTTCTTTTTGAATAAGCAGCAGAGGCTCTCAGCTTTTACCTTAGCCATCCGCCAGATTCTTTTCTTGAGCTCTGTTATCATTTTTCATAACTGCTCAGTGGGTCCTGATTATAAACCGCCCAAAGTCGATGTCCCCTCTTCCTGGAAGTGGGGAGAAGAAAAGAAGACAGCTGGCCAAACAAAAGAGTCTTCGGCCTCGAAAACGGCTGGGCAGTCAAAAAACCCCATCGATCCACAAAGTGTAGACTCCCTAAAAAAAGCAATAGAAGAAGCTAAGAAAAATCCTGGGAAATGGAAATTAGCAGCACCCAAAGATTTTGTCAAAAAAGGGGAATGGTGGAAGATTTTCAACGATCCTGTACTCAATCAACTGGAAGCGGAAGCCGAAGCAGCCAATCAGCAGATTAAAATGGCAATGGCTAATGTTATTGAAGCTCGAGCAGGAGTAGGCGCAGCCTTGAGCGCTTTTTTCCCGCACACCAATTTCACGCCAAGTTATCAGCGCTGGAAACTGAAAACGCATCTGCCGTGGCTTCCTTTTATTTTACCTGAACCTATCTTTTCAACTGTTCCAATAAACGGCCTTCCTGCCGGATCCATCATCGGAACCACTCATTATTATGGATTTCAGCCTACGCTGAATATGTGGCAGGTCTATCTGAATTCAAATTGGGAACTTGATATTTGGGGCAAATTAAGAAGACAACTAGAGGCAGCTAAAGCAGAAGCTCAAGCTTCGCAGGCAGAATTAGAAGGAGCCAGGCTAACCATCCATGCCGATGTGGCTCAAGCCTATTACCTACTAAGATATCTAGACAGCCAACTAGAAGTCATGGAAAGAATGATCCGGGTCTATGAAGATAATTTAAAAAGGGTAGAAATCAGATATAAAAGTGGGCTGTCCAATGAACTAGATCTGGCAAGAGCAAAAACAGATCTTTCACGGATTAAATCCCAATACATCGCTTTAGAAAGCCATAGAGCAAAAGTAGAGAACTCGATTGCACGGCTTCTTGGCCAACCCGCCTCCACTTTTCATTTTCCTCGAAAACCACTGAAAGAAGAACCTCCAGCGATTCCCACAAGTCTACCATCGGAAATCCTCGAGCAAAGGCCAGATATTGCACAGGCTGAAAGGGAAATGGCAGCAACCAATGCCATGATCGGCGTTGCCTACGCCGCCTATTTCCCTTCGGTCAATCTGAATGCGTATTTTGGATTTTTCAATACGGATTTTGGTCAACTCTTTACTTGGCCATCGAACTCCTGGATTTATGGCCCATTAATAGATTTGCCTATTTTTGAGGGAGGAAGGCTTTTAGCTAATCTCATGCAGGCTCGAGCAGCGTATGAAAAAGCCGTGGCTTCCTACAGGGAAACCGTTCTGACGGCATTCGAAGAAGTGGAAAATGCACTCATTGGGGTCCGGCTCCTAGAAGAAGAACAAAAGGTTGAAGACGAGCTAGTGGAATCGGCAAGAAAACAATACGACCTAGCAATGGATAGGTTCCAAAGAGGGCTTTCGCATTATATCGAAGTGGATACAACAGAAAGCCTCTGGCTGAATGCTATTCTCACCGATATTGCCTTGCGCGGAGAAAGGTTTATTGTGCGCATTGCCCTTATTCGGGCTTTTGGAGGAGGATGGAACGAGTCTTCCATGCGGCCTCCCCAGATCCAAAATTCAGAATCCAACCCTTACCCAAAGCGTCAAACAAAATAA